In Puniceicoccales bacterium, a genomic segment contains:
- a CDS encoding type II secretion system GspH family protein, which yields MAVVLRNRNQAMTMMEILIVIALIAVLAALGITNLGGILGRSKESLAKSFLDGPMLAA from the coding sequence ATGGCTGTAGTATTAAGAAATAGGAATCAGGCTATGACTATGATGGAAATATTGATCGTTATCGCCTTGATAGCCGTGTTGGCTGCATTGGGGATCACCAATCTTGGCGGCATTCTCGGCAGAAGCAAAGAGAGTCTGGCCAAATCCTTCCTGGATGGCCCAATGCTGGCCGC
- a CDS encoding type II secretion system GspH family protein, with product MWGFYKVRAMTLMEILVAIALVAVLATVSINNFIGVLNKSKENLAKSFLKGHMRSTIIREWRFNESKFVNGEVIDEKSLKNQKADNSAVRIAASFAEYPKDPWGNPLKITCDSSKNTVLVEPNLDANKKNSPCISGKYKFTADGRVSLEIEEKNIKNKGP from the coding sequence GTGTGGGGGTTTTATAAAGTCAGAGCCATGACCCTGATGGAAATCCTGGTTGCTATTGCCCTGGTAGCTGTATTAGCTACGGTAAGCATCAATAATTTTATTGGTGTTCTCAACAAAAGCAAGGAGAACCTGGCAAAATCCTTTCTTAAAGGCCACATGCGGTCCACCATAATTAGAGAATGGAGATTTAATGAATCAAAGTTTGTCAACGGAGAGGTCATCGATGAAAAGTCTCTCAAAAACCAAAAAGCAGATAATAGTGCCGTTAGAATCGCAGCCAGTTTTGCCGAATATCCAAAGGATCCCTGGGGTAATCCATTGAAAATTACCTGTGACAGCAGTAAGAATACCGTACTTGTCGAGCCGAACCTAGATGCAAATAAAAAGAATAGTCCATGCATCAGTGGCAAATATAAATTTACTGCCGATGGTAGGGTAAGTCTCGAAATAGAAGAAAAAAATATCAAAAATAAAGGGCCTTAA